Below is a window of Gimesia chilikensis DNA.
TCGTGCCTTTCGTGGTTCTTAAATACCAGATCAGCACACGCACCTACCCCGCCTCAATCAGATAGCCACCCTCAATAATTTGAATCCCCGCTTCGGTAATCACTGCCGCCTTGGGGGGCTTGTCTTTCCGACCCTGAATCGCAAAGCAGCCCGCTTCGCCATTCTTATTGATCGCCACGATCTTATCGGTGAAGTTCACCTTCTCCGGGCCGCCGTTGATCTTCACGATGCGGTGACACAGCGCTTCGCACGCCTCACGGGGGCTCTTACCGGCCCGCATCTGTTCCACGACGAAGAAGCTCCCGCAGGTTCGCAGAATCTCTTCACCCCGGCCCGTCGCACCCGCGGCTCCCACTTCGTTGTCCACATACAGACCCGCGCCAATAATCGGCGAATCCCCAATCCGGCCCGGCAGCTTCCCGAACAACCCCGAGGTCGTCGTGCAGCCCGCCAGATCCCCTTTGCTGTCCAGCGCCAGAATGTTGATCGTGCCGGTCGGCCGTTTCTCCAGATCGTAATTGCCGTCTTTCGGCGGGAACCAGTCGTCCTTGTCGCTCAGATTCTCCTTCCAGCGGAGCCACATCTTCCGCGATTTGTCCGTCAGCAGGTTCTCTTCCTTGAAGCCATGCGCCCGCGCAAACTTGCGGGCCCCCTCACCTACCAGGTGAATGTGATCGGTCCGTTCCATCACCAGTCGCGCGACCGAGGACGGCGTCTTAATCATCTCCAGTGCCGCCACGGAGCCGCAGTTATGCGTCCGACCATCCATGAAGCAGGCATCGAGCTGCACCACCCCTTCCTCATTCGGCAAGCCGCCATAGCCTACCGACTGATCTTCGGGATCCAGTTCCGTCACCCGCGCGGATTCTTCCACCGCGTCGAGAATATCGCCCCCCTTCTCGAACACGTTCCACCCGGGACGCAGGACCTTCTCGGCCCACTCCTCACCCCGGCTGCACAGGATCAAAGGTCGGCGGGGAGCGGGTCCCTCCTGCGCGCGTACCTTCAGGTTCGTAAACAGGGAAAGCGAAGCACCCAGCCCCGCTGCCGTCTTGATGAAATGTCTGCGATCTGTCATGCCCCGATTATACGAAGCCACAGATTCAAAGATCAAACACTTCCTCGGCAGATCACCAACTTTCGTACCGTTCGTTCTGGCCGTGGTAGATAATAAAAACTTAAGCCACTGCCGAACCCACGATCTCCATCGCCGCTTCGCACAACTGCTGGGCCTCATCGTTTTGCGGTGCTTCCGCGATGACCCGGATGATCGGCTCCGTGTTGCTCGCCCGTACCTGTACCCAGCGGTCGTCCCAGTCCAGACGCAGGCCATCGCCCGACGAGGCCGTTGCCGAGTCGAAATGTTTCTCCAGCGCCGCACACGCCTCGGCCACCTTTTCGCGGGGACAGGTGATTTTGTTCTTCACAATACTGTATTGCGGCAGCGAATCGGCCCAGGCAGACAGCGTCTGTTTTGAAGCGGCCAGCCCCGCCAGCACGTAGGCCATGCTCACATAGCTGTCTCGCACAAAACCGACCTTGGGATCAATCACCCCACCATTCCCTTCGCCGCCGATGATCGCCTTTTCCTGTTTCATCTTCGCACAGACGTGCGCTTCACCCACATAGGAACGGAAGAAGGGGCAATCGTACTTCGCCGCAATATCCGCCGTCACTCGGCTGGTGGAACCATTCACCACAATCGGTCCCGGAGTCCGGGCCAGCACGTAGTCGGCTCCCAGGGCCAGCGTCAGCTCTTCGCCGATGTACCGCCCCGTCTCATCCACAATCGCCAGTCGATCTGCATCGGGATCCTGGGCAAAGCCCGCATCCGCGCCCTGCTTGACCACTTCTTCACAGAGTGAGGTCAGGTTCTCCTTCAGCGGCTCGGGAGTATGTGCGAAATTACCGTCTGGCGTACCACCCAGCACAATCACTTCACAGCCCAGCGCTTCCAATAGATGCGGCGTCGCCACACCACCGGAACCATGATTACAGTCCAGCACCACTTTGAACTTCCGCTGCTGAATCGCCGCCTGGTCAATCAATGCCAGTACCCGTTCGATATGGGGACCAGCTGCGTTTTCGTAGCGCTCTACCTCTCCCAACTGATCCCAGGAGACAAAGTTGAACTTCTCATTGTTGAGCACATCCAGCAGCCGCTCTCCCTGCTCCTGGTTGTAAACCGAACCTTCGGGCGAAAACGGTTTGAGTCCGTTCCAGGGGATCGGATTATGGCTCGCCGTGATCTGAATCCCCCCCGCGGCTTTCAGATGTGTCACCAGTACGCCGCAGGTCGGCGTTGTCGCGATGTCGGCGTCAATCACCTTGCAGCCCGTCGCCAGCAGACCGGAAATGACCGCATGCCGCACCATCCGACCACTGCCACGTCCGTCACGCGAGAGTACCACGGTCCCCTGGTCGGCAATCGTTCCCACCGCGGCGGCAAAGCGGGTCAGGTAATCGGGAGTCAAACCGTTTCCCACGACACCCCGTAAACCAGAAATACTCAGAATCCGTTCCGACATAATCAGCCCCTGCTGTTAAAAATCGATGTGCTGTCAACGCTAAGAGAAGACGTCCAATCCGTAGCGCAAACCATAGTGGACTCTGACTGAATTGACAATCCCGACTCCCCCGGAAATCAGGGCGAAATCGGGTCAAAATCAGTCCTGCGACTCAGGATCCAGCCAGATTGCCGCCTCGCGCTGACAGGCGATCACCCGCTCATGTGTCAGGGCCAGCAGATCTTTCTCGGCCCCCCGCGCACAGTACTCCTTGACCGTCGCCGCCGGGATCGGTTCGCCAAAGACCACGCGTACCGCCCGCGGATGCAGAAACCACGCCCCCCGCGGCAGTGCCTGGTAGGCCCCCGCAATCCCAATCGGGTAAATGGCGGCATCGGTCCGCTTCAGCAGTGCCAGAAACCCTGGCTTGAAACGCTGGACCTCCCCGTCCTCGGAACGGGTCCCCTCGGGGAAGATTCCCACCAGGTTTCCGTTCTCGATATTCTCGATTGCGGCCCGGAAACTGGTCGAACTCGCCGACCGGCGGCTGATCGGAATCACATACGTGTACCGCAGGAAAGGCCCCAGCAGCGGAATCCGAAACAGGGAATCCCGC
It encodes the following:
- a CDS encoding N(4)-(beta-N-acetylglucosaminyl)-L-asparaginase, giving the protein MIFESVASYNRGMTDRRHFIKTAAGLGASLSLFTNLKVRAQEGPAPRRPLILCSRGEEWAEKVLRPGWNVFEKGGDILDAVEESARVTELDPEDQSVGYGGLPNEEGVVQLDACFMDGRTHNCGSVAALEMIKTPSSVARLVMERTDHIHLVGEGARKFARAHGFKEENLLTDKSRKMWLRWKENLSDKDDWFPPKDGNYDLEKRPTGTINILALDSKGDLAGCTTTSGLFGKLPGRIGDSPIIGAGLYVDNEVGAAGATGRGEEILRTCGSFFVVEQMRAGKSPREACEALCHRIVKINGGPEKVNFTDKIVAINKNGEAGCFAIQGRKDKPPKAAVITEAGIQIIEGGYLIEAG
- the glmM gene encoding phosphoglucosamine mutase, whose amino-acid sequence is MSERILSISGLRGVVGNGLTPDYLTRFAAAVGTIADQGTVVLSRDGRGSGRMVRHAVISGLLATGCKVIDADIATTPTCGVLVTHLKAAGGIQITASHNPIPWNGLKPFSPEGSVYNQEQGERLLDVLNNEKFNFVSWDQLGEVERYENAAGPHIERVLALIDQAAIQQRKFKVVLDCNHGSGGVATPHLLEALGCEVIVLGGTPDGNFAHTPEPLKENLTSLCEEVVKQGADAGFAQDPDADRLAIVDETGRYIGEELTLALGADYVLARTPGPIVVNGSTSRVTADIAAKYDCPFFRSYVGEAHVCAKMKQEKAIIGGEGNGGVIDPKVGFVRDSYVSMAYVLAGLAASKQTLSAWADSLPQYSIVKNKITCPREKVAEACAALEKHFDSATASSGDGLRLDWDDRWVQVRASNTEPIIRVIAEAPQNDEAQQLCEAAMEIVGSAVA
- a CDS encoding lysophospholipid acyltransferase family protein, whose amino-acid sequence is MAEEKRVPPHRRMLLWLVLQWILQVIFGIWLRYRARHEERLPAQGGGVLVSNHQSFLDPLLIGLPLSRPISFMARDSLFRIPLLGPFLRYTYVIPISRRSASSTSFRAAIENIENGNLVGIFPEGTRSEDGEVQRFKPGFLALLKRTDAAIYPIGIAGAYQALPRGAWFLHPRAVRVVFGEPIPAATVKEYCARGAEKDLLALTHERVIACQREAAIWLDPESQD